TAACCATCACGCACCGACTTCGGCGAGGATATCGTCGTGGCTTTCGCGTTCTTCGAGATATTGGGAGCGATATCCGGTTTGTACGCCCCAGTAATAAAACGCCAGCGCCATGACGGCCACCAACGCCATATCCCAGCCATACGGCAATAATCCGCGTCCGCCAAATTCCTTGCTGCCGATGAGCGAAACAAGCGCCATCGCCGGCAAATATACGATCAGCCACCATGCCGCCTTCAGGTCATCGCTCCACTCGTGAAAACCGGTCTTGGACTGGTAGTAGAAATACACTGGCAACGCGACCACCATCAGCAAGATGATCTCGCCGGTCAGCGGCCACTTTGCCCAATACAACACCTCGGAGGCACACACGAACGCGAACGGCGCGATGATGGTCATACCCTTGATCATCAACGGCCGATGCAGGTCCGTGGCCGCACGGCGCAGCGCCATTAAGCTCACCGGGCCGGTCAGATACGAGATCACGGTTGCGACCGAAATCACCGCCGCCAGCGAACTCCAGCCGCGGAAAAAGAACATGAAGACGAACGCGACGCCCAGGTTGAAGAACATCGCCGGACGTGGCACGCCGTAGAGCGGATGGACGTGACCCAGGATCTTCGGCAGCGTGTTGTTGCGCTCCATTGCGTAGATCATGCGCGAGGTGGTCGCCATGTAGGTCGTGCCGGTACCGCTTGGGCTGACAAACGCATCGACGTAAAGAAGAAACGCGAGCCAGTTGAGGTTAAGCGCCAGTGCGAGTTCCGCGAATGGCGACGCGAAGTTGAAGTTGCTCCAGCCTTTCAACACGTCGCCAGGACTGACCGCGCCGATATATGCCACTTGCAACAACACATAGATTACGAGTGCCATCAGGATCGAGCCGATCACCGCGAACGGAATACTCTTCGACGGATTGCGCGCTTCTCCAGCGAGATTCACGGGACTCTGAAACCCGTTAAAGCTGAATACGATACCGCTGGTAGCCACGGCAGTCAGCACTGCGGACCAGCCATAAGGCGCGAAACTCGAACTCGTACCGAAGTTCTCGCTATGAAAACCGGTCAGCATAAGACCGAGAATAGTCGCACCGGGAATAATGAACTTGAATACGGTAATTGCCGAATTAGCGCGGGCAAATAATTTAACGCCCCAGTAATTCAGCAGGAAATATACGATCACCAATAATGCCGATAAAATTAATCCGACCGGCGTTAATGATCCGTCAACAAAGAGTGCATGAGCCCATTGATACGGCCAGGTACTCATATATTGAATCGATGCTTCCGCTTCAATCGGAATGACCGAAACGATCGCAATCCAGTTCGCCCAGGCACTGACGAATCCAACAAGCGCGCCATGCGAATAGCGTGCATACCGGACCATTCCGCCAGACTCCGGGAACATTGCGCCCAGCTCGGCATAAGTCAGTGCAATGGCAAGAATGACTACAGCGCCAATAACCCACGCAACGATGGCAGCAGGACCTGCAATCTTGGCCGCTTTCCAAGCCCCGAATAGCCAGCCCGAGCCGATAATGGAACCCAGGCCGGTCAGCAGCAGCGCAACCGGTCCAATGTTCCGTTGAATAGAACTTTTCACTACGTCTCCCTCAGTCAAAAAACTTTCAAATAGCTTATGCGGGTTAATGCGAAACCTTCAGCTAAATGCGGCCCCGCCCCAACGTGGGGCGTAGTTTAACGGGTGAACCCGCATCACGCTCTATCTGTTACGACTGAGGTTTGGACGGGTCCGCTCGAGCATAAAATATTTACCGAAAGATTTGTAATGTGACGTTCGAATGTCGCTAAAAACATCTCAAAAAAAACCCCATATTGCGGTCGGATATTATTTGACCTTGGGTTTGATTCGCCGTATAAACCTTCTTGCAGGATTTCAAGTGGCGAGTGAATTGGTCTTTCGTAGTTCGCCCATCACGGTACTCCGGTTGGTCCTATTGCCCCTTCCTTGATTTTCATGCACATTCGGGCTTCGGCCTTATTCAACATCTTTAGGAACACGTAACATGGAAACCGGTACCGTCAAGTGGTTCAATGACGCAAAGGGCTTTGGCTTCATCACGCCGGACGGCGGCGGCGAAGATCTGTTCGCACATTTCTCTGAAATTCGCGTGGAAGGCTTCAAGACGCTTCAGGAAAACCAGAAGGTTACCTTCGAAGTGAAGACCGGCCCGAAGGGTAAGCAAGCTGCAAACATCAAACCGGCGTAAGTCTTATTGCCGTTTGAATAGCAGAGAAAACCCCGTATTCGCGGGGTTTTCTTTTTGCATCACGGGTTTATCAGTCGTAAATGAGAAATCACTTTAAATGACTGACCGGACGGTAATAGCAAGTAATACCGATCTGCGAGAAGTCAATTACCACTCGTTACCGATCAGCCGAATAGTCGGCGCGCATAAATACCGAGCCCGGTCGCTACGCTGGCCAGCCGGTCGCCAAACACCGCTTCAGCCTCCGGGAACGCATTGGAGAGCGATTGCGAGAGGAAACCAAGACCCGTCGATCCGCCGGTGAAATAAATCGCGCCTACGTCCTGGGGCGCCACACCTGCGCGGTGCACCGTTTCCCTCGCTGCCGCCACGATTCGCCGTGTCTCTTCCAGCCCCGCTTCAATGAGCTGCTGCTCGTTGAAGCCAATACGCAGCGCCTCTTCCACCTCCTCCATCCCGATCGTGGTCTCACCGCCCGCCGCCACTTCGATCTTCGCGGTCTCCGCGTGCGACGCTAACGCGTGTCCAAGACGGCGCTCGACCACGCGCATCAGACGGTCGTGGTGCTTCGAGTCGCTATAGAGGTGCCGCATCAACTGCAGTTCGTTGACGCGTTTCGGCCCGTAGACGGTATTGATCAGATGCCACGTGGCGAGGTCGAAATAAACGCGGTTCGGCACTTCTCGGCCTTCCGGTGCGATCGACTGATAACCGAGCTCACGAAGAATTGTCGCCAGCTCCACACGCCGGTCGAAGTCCGTTCCAGCCACATGGACGCCGTAATGCGCGAGCACGTCGTCTTTTCGCGACAACAGCTTGGCGCGCGCCGGCCCAACCCGCACCAGCGAGAAGTCCGACGTACCGCCGCCAATATCGGCGACCAGCACCAGCCCTTCTTTCGTCAGGCGCGCTTCATAGTCGAAAGCGGCGGCAATCGGTTCGTACTGGAAATGGATATCCGTCAGACCAATGGCTTGCGCCGCAGCCTGAAGCTGGTTCTGGGCGAGCTGATCGGCGCGCGGATCGTCATCGACGAAAAATACCGGGCGGCCCAGCACCGCGCGCCTGATCGGCGTGCTGGAAACGGCCTGCGCCTTCTGCTTCAGATGCTGCAGGAACAGCGTGATGACGTCGACGTAGCGGATCGCGGAGCCGTCGCCCAGGTCCGTGCTCGTCTCAGCCAGGGGCGAGCCGAGAATGCTCTTCATGGAGCGCATCAGGCGGCCGTCGAAGCCGTCGATGTAAGACTCGAGCGCGGCCCGCCCGTAGGCTTGCTCGTCCTCGTCCGTGTTGAAAAAGACAGCGGTCGGCAGCGTGGTGGCGCTGCCTTCGACCGGCGCGAGCCGGATCGACGCCCCGTCGGGCAATGCGACCGCTGAATTCGACGTGCCGAAATCGATCGCGCAATAAGTCATGAGGTGAGCGACGACAGCGTGAACGCCGCCGAGCGTCGCAAACAAAAAGTGGAGCGCGTTTTTAGCACGTAACGCGCAGTACATCAACAGCCAATCAAAAACATGGCCGGGGGAACGGATTTTGCTCGAAAACCCGGTAATTAATGCTCTCTGCCGGAGGCGCGTGCAGCCGGTCATTCCCACGTTACCGGCCAAACGTATGAACGACACCACGACCATCCGCTCAGTTGAAGGCGAAAAGGAAGCGCCAGCGAGGATCATTGAAACCGATTTGCCCGGAAGGCTCGACCGGCTGCCGTGGGGCCGCTTTCATACGCTGATTGTGCTGGCGCTCGGGATTACGTGGCTGCTCGACGGACTTGAAGTGACGCTTGCCGGCGCGGTGGCCAGCGCGTTGAAATCCAGTCACGTGCTCAAGTTTTCGAACGCCGATGTCGGGTTCGCCGGTAGCGCCTACATTGCGGGCGCAGTGATCGGCGCGCTGGGTTTCGGCTGGCTCACAGACCGGCTGGGACGTCGCAAGCTCTTTTTCATCACCCTGTTTTTGTACGTGGCGGCTACGGCAGCCACAGCCGTTTCGTGGAATCTCGCGAGTTTTGTGCTGTTTCGCTTCCTGACCGGCGCGGGGATCGGGGGCGAATATACAGCGATCAATTCCACGATCCAGGAGTTCACGCCGGCTCGCGTGCGTGGCTGGACGGACCTCGCGATCAACGGCACGTTCTGGGTGGGCGCGGGGCTCGGCGCTGCAGGTTCGATCGTGCTGCTCGATCCAGGCTTGCTGCCGCCCGATTACGGCTGGCGCGCGTGTTTTCTGATCGGCGCAATCCTGGGATTGCTGATCCTTTTCATGCGCATGTGGGTGCCCGAAAGTCCGCGCTGGCTGATCACCCATGACCGCGTGGACGAGGCGAAGGAAATTGTGGAGGGCATCGAGGCGAAGTTTCACGAACATGGCGTGACGTTGCCAACGGACCCCGTCAAACCGCTGCGCCTGCACGCCCGCGATCACACGAAACTCAGCGAAGTATTCCACTCGCTCTTTCATTCACATCGGCGGCGTTCACTGGTCGGATTGACGCTGATGACCGCCCAGGCGTTTTTCTATAACGCGATCTTTTTCACCTACGCGCTGGTGCTGACCGATTTCTACGGTGTGCCGGGGGATCGGATCGGCTGGTATGTGTTGCCGTTCGCCGCCGGCAATTTCCTCGGGCCGATCATGCTCGGCAAACTCTTCGATGTCCTCGGCCGGCGCAAGATGATCGCCTTCACCTACGGGATGTCGGGTGTTTTGCTGACCATCAGCGGATATATGTTCGAGCAGGGTTGGCTGACGAGCACCACGCAGACTATCTCCTGGATGGTGATCTTCTTCTTTGCATCGTCGGCGGCGAGTTCGGCGTATCTCACCGTCAGCGAAACCTTCCCGCTCGAGATTCGAGCGCTGGCCATCGCGATTTTCTATGCCTTTGGGACGGCGCTAGGCGGCATTGTGGGGCCCGCGCTGTTCGGTCGGCTGATTGACACGCATCAGCGCGGCGCGGTGTTTACGGGCTATCTGATCGGTTCTGCGCTGATGCTGCTGGCGGCGGTTGTCGCCGGAATCTGGGGGGTGTCGGCAGAACGCAAGTCGCTTGAGGACGTGGCGCGACCGTTGTCATCGGTGGAGGGGGATTGAGAGTGCGTT
This window of the Caballeronia sp. SBC1 genome carries:
- a CDS encoding APC family permease — encoded protein: MKSSIQRNIGPVALLLTGLGSIIGSGWLFGAWKAAKIAGPAAIVAWVIGAVVILAIALTYAELGAMFPESGGMVRYARYSHGALVGFVSAWANWIAIVSVIPIEAEASIQYMSTWPYQWAHALFVDGSLTPVGLILSALLVIVYFLLNYWGVKLFARANSAITVFKFIIPGATILGLMLTGFHSENFGTSSSFAPYGWSAVLTAVATSGIVFSFNGFQSPVNLAGEARNPSKSIPFAVIGSILMALVIYVLLQVAYIGAVSPGDVLKGWSNFNFASPFAELALALNLNWLAFLLYVDAFVSPSGTGTTYMATTSRMIYAMERNNTLPKILGHVHPLYGVPRPAMFFNLGVAFVFMFFFRGWSSLAAVISVATVISYLTGPVSLMALRRAATDLHRPLMIKGMTIIAPFAFVCASEVLYWAKWPLTGEIILLMVVALPVYFYYQSKTGFHEWSDDLKAAWWLIVYLPAMALVSLIGSKEFGGRGLLPYGWDMALVAVMALAFYYWGVQTGYRSQYLEERESHDDILAEVGA
- a CDS encoding cold-shock protein, which codes for METGTVKWFNDAKGFGFITPDGGGEDLFAHFSEIRVEGFKTLQENQKVTFEVKTGPKGKQAANIKPA
- a CDS encoding Hsp70 family protein encodes the protein MTYCAIDFGTSNSAVALPDGASIRLAPVEGSATTLPTAVFFNTDEDEQAYGRAALESYIDGFDGRLMRSMKSILGSPLAETSTDLGDGSAIRYVDVITLFLQHLKQKAQAVSSTPIRRAVLGRPVFFVDDDPRADQLAQNQLQAAAQAIGLTDIHFQYEPIAAAFDYEARLTKEGLVLVADIGGGTSDFSLVRVGPARAKLLSRKDDVLAHYGVHVAGTDFDRRVELATILRELGYQSIAPEGREVPNRVYFDLATWHLINTVYGPKRVNELQLMRHLYSDSKHHDRLMRVVERRLGHALASHAETAKIEVAAGGETTIGMEEVEEALRIGFNEQQLIEAGLEETRRIVAAARETVHRAGVAPQDVGAIYFTGGSTGLGFLSQSLSNAFPEAEAVFGDRLASVATGLGIYARRLFG
- a CDS encoding MFS transporter, yielding MNDTTTIRSVEGEKEAPARIIETDLPGRLDRLPWGRFHTLIVLALGITWLLDGLEVTLAGAVASALKSSHVLKFSNADVGFAGSAYIAGAVIGALGFGWLTDRLGRRKLFFITLFLYVAATAATAVSWNLASFVLFRFLTGAGIGGEYTAINSTIQEFTPARVRGWTDLAINGTFWVGAGLGAAGSIVLLDPGLLPPDYGWRACFLIGAILGLLILFMRMWVPESPRWLITHDRVDEAKEIVEGIEAKFHEHGVTLPTDPVKPLRLHARDHTKLSEVFHSLFHSHRRRSLVGLTLMTAQAFFYNAIFFTYALVLTDFYGVPGDRIGWYVLPFAAGNFLGPIMLGKLFDVLGRRKMIAFTYGMSGVLLTISGYMFEQGWLTSTTQTISWMVIFFFASSAASSAYLTVSETFPLEIRALAIAIFYAFGTALGGIVGPALFGRLIDTHQRGAVFTGYLIGSALMLLAAVVAGIWGVSAERKSLEDVARPLSSVEGD